Genomic window (Phragmites australis chromosome 5, lpPhrAust1.1, whole genome shotgun sequence):
GCCGTGGTGGAGCCCGGGTTGAAGGAGCAGATCGGGAACGGAAGCCATAGTTGTTTTCCCATTCCATTGTATACCTGTTGATAAGTATTGCCACGTGTTGCTGTGGGAGAGGGTCCAGCTTGATGGAATGGAGCTGTAGACCGGGTCCCATATGATTATCTTCCGTGTCCCTGCTGCCAGCCTAAAGTGCACAGGCACGAGCTGCAAAATGGCCCAACCGGCGCAGCTCCACTCGCGCCCGGTCCTCCCCTCCACGAGCCCCCGCCGCCACTGCGCCTCCCAGCCCGCCACTTTCCCCGCCtcgcgccgtcgccgccgcaaCCGCCTCGCGCCCCGCCCGATGGCCTCGTCGACGGCCCAGCCCCCGGGGCTGAAGGAGGGCATCGCGGGGCTTTACGACGAGTCGTCGGGGGTGTGGGAGAGCATCTGGGGCGACCACATGCACCACGGCTTCTACGACTCGGGCGAGGCCGCGTCCATGGCCgaccaccgccgcgcccagatCCGCATGATCGAGGAGGCCCTCGCCTTCGCCGCCGTCCCAGGTGCGTCGCTCGCTCACCACTAGAATTTTCGTCGCTACTGCGCCGAGATCCTGGCCGTACGCTTGTGTGGACCGAGACCGACTAATCTACTACTCCAAGGTAGCAAAACGGTCGCGCTTTTCTTTACGATACGATTAAAAATCGGCAGGCCTGAAcggtgtttgtttgtttgtttggctGGTTGGTTGGTTGTTAGCTTCTCCCCGCCCAGTGTCCACACGTGGAGCCACTGGCGAACAGAGCAAATCTGAGGCCGCCATGCGTGCCGTGTCGCCTTTCCGTTGGTGGGCGGAACCGTGATGACCAGTGGAGTGGAACGGCTTCGGATCTGATTTCTACGGATGTGATGCATGACGGTGGCGGGTCCGCGTGTGGTGTCTGTTCTTTTGCTATTTTCAGCCGCTTTCCTGTATCGAAAACAATGACGAGCTGGCTCGAACTCGAGACATGCTATCTGCTTGATGACCCAGTTTCTGTTCGTTTCGTTGCTGAATATGCCCTCTATCGTGGGCGCATTTTCTTTTCTGGCTCTCTTCCTGCAGCTAGGAGTACAATCATACACTGACTGCAGTAGTTCTGTCTTCTAGAGGGTCCAAAAGACAGCAATTTGCAGTGCCACTGTGCACCTTGTGGTCTATCTGGATTCATCGGCCCTCGTAGAAAACTGAACAAGTGCTACTAGCCGCAAGGCATTTGCTGTTTTTCCCCCTGACCTGTGCCTTCCAACCATAAGAACTTTATAGCAAGGCTCCAATGAGAAACTGATAGTAAATGTTTCTTTTCCTATGAGGCGCTTGTGGATCCCATCTAGGTAGAGGAGGGGAGACATGGAGTGATAAAATCAGAAGATTAGTTCTAGACAATTCATATCTTTCAATTcagattgattttttttatcagaagaTTAGGTCTGTTTTTTTACGACAGATTTGAAAGTCTTTTGCCATATCTTATAAAAGATGTGACAATGTGAAATGCTATGTACTTTCACTAATGTAtaaaataaggtttttggatgaTAAGCAACATCtgaaaataacataaaaatGGACTTCATGTGTTTTTACTAGTTTTTTCATGTATATTCTGCATGCAGATGATCCGGAAAAGAAACCCAAAACAATAGTCGATGTAGGATGCGGCATTGGTGGTAGCTCAAGGTACTTGGCGAAGAAATACGGAGCGCAATGCAATGGCATCACGTTGAGCCCTGTTCAAGCCGAAAGAGGAAATGCTCTCGCTGCGGCGCAGGGGTTGTCAGACAAGGTGCCCACTTCTATTTCCCTTGGAAATTAATCTCATTTGTCCAATTAACTATTCACAGTAATTCTAGTGCTGAGACTTTGATAATTAATATCAGCCGCTACTTAACGTCTGTTTTCACCCCGGTGTGATGGAGCAGGTTTCTCTCCAAGTTGCTGACGCTCTGGAGCAGCCGTTTCCTGATGGGCAGTTTGATCTTGTCTGGTCCATGGAGAGTGGCGAGCACATGCCGGAGAAAAGAAAggtaaccttttttttttattccccTTTAAGGAAAAAAAGCAGCATGGCTCACTACAGAACATTTCGGGATTTGCTATAAAGTTGTGTAACGGCATCGGTTGCCATGCATCTGTTTGAAATAACGTCATAAGCTTGTTTGAGTTGGAAAAAGGAGACCAGAGAACATGGGAAGATCGCACTTCAGAACATCTACCGATCTGAGATAAAAGCCATGCGTTACTGATTTCAGTAAATGATAACTCACATCATCTGAAAGGATGAATTGGGGGTTCCTAGTTTGGTTTAGTTCAGTAATTATAGTCGAACACAAGAACTAGAATTAGACAATTGAGTCTATAGGGTGGTACTAGTAAACATTGGATAAGTTCAGTCAAATGCTAAGAGAGAAAAGATTGAATCGCAGTCTTGAAGACAATCATTTAGATAGTTTGGATTCTTTTCTCCGTATATTGTTACTAGTGAAGTTCTGTGTTTTGCTGGAATTCTTACCTGACTCTTGTATTAGTTTGTTAGTGAACTGGCACGTGTCGCGGCTCCTGGAGCGACACTGATCATTGTGACTTGGTGCCATCGGAACCTCGAGTTGTTTGAAAACTCGCTGAAACCCGATGAACTGAATCTCTTGAAGAGGATATGCGATGCGTACTACCTACCGGACTGGTGCTCACCTTCAGACTATGTGAGCATTGCAAAGTCACTGTCTCTTGAGGTAAAAGCTTTTCGTATTCTGAATTCTGAACAAATTTCAGGCGATTGCATCGTATTTACCTTGTATGCATATCTTTCTCAAGACCAGTTGTAACTTGACAAGATTGATCTACCCATTCCGCCAATTTGGCAATTTGCATGACCTCACGAAGGATTCTTTTGCTGTTGCGTGTGGTGTCAGGATATCAAGACTGCTGATTGGTCGGAGAACGTGGCCCCGTTTTGGCCTGCTGTTATACGATCAGCACTGACATGGAAAGGCCTCACATCGCTGCTGACAAGTGGTATGCTCTGCTGTGCTCATCATCTTTCGCTCTGCTATTGATCATGGACTGCACATAACTGAGCTGATTGGGATCTCAATTATTTCTGGCATTGGCTTGTCTGAAGGATGGAAGACGATAAGAGGGGCCCTGGTTATGCCGCTTATGATCAATGGCTACAAGAAAGGGCTCATCAAGTTCACCATCATCACGTGTCGCAAGCCCGGAGCAGCATAGAATGAGAAATTCCTGTCTCAGCACCTCCATTCAGTGCAATAATGTAGAATCGTGgcatccttttcctttttccagtAATTTCTAGCTTTCGAGAGCAAATGTGGTGGCTCATTTTAACTCTATTTTATtacgataatatatttttaaaatttaaatttatctatatatttttaaatttttaatttatctTGCTTCTATCTGACAACctccaattttatttttaattctcGCCCTGAGGTTCTTCGTGGGTGTTTAAGCCCAATAATAGCAGCCTTTATTATCCTTCTAAGACTGGTAATCAATCCTGCTCGTGATGTTTACAGAGCAATCATACTAGGCGTGATTGTAGGAAAACATTAAGTGCCATACTTGTTTTGGATGGGGTCATATCTTCAAAAAGTCTTCGAGACTTCAGAGCCCATAAATCAGTAATTTTTTCCAATAATATTAATCCCTCTCTTTGGGCCTCTTTTGATATATCCTCTTGGTTTCAGCCAAAAGGACAATGCGGTTGGGCCTTCGCAATCCTACCCGCCAATCTACAGCAGCTTCAAGGAATTTAGGGGGAAATTCTTGGAGTTTCCTAAGGAAACCTTTCATCTTCCTCTCTTGCCGATACCTCCCTAACTCTGGGCAAGAAAACCTCTGCTGCTGCTCGCTCTTCCCCTCCCCAGAACTCCACTGCTCCAATCAAGCTCAGGGACTCCCCAAGCATGTTCGTTGAGCTAACCCTCAACCCCGTATACCTCATGGTTTTGTTCGCCAAGAAGTGCCTAGACGGGAGCTGATGTCGTGCCTTATGGTTGGAAGAGCGGCCCCAAGCAACGAGGATATGGCCATTGTCAGTATTGACCCAATGCCGGAGCACAAGGTGATTTTCTCAGCTATTAGGGAAGTTCTTGAGGAATTCAGATTCTTGATATCCAATTCTACCCGTTTGCTCAAGCGTATGTCAAGTTTGCTAGAAGATTTGACCGAGAGCTCCTGATAAACAGTTCACCTCACCATTTTGGCAACCTAGATTTCACTCTTGTGAAGCATGATCAAGGTCCTAACTGGCGTGCTCTGAATTTTTACCGGGAATGTTGGCTGATGCTCTTAGGTTTTCCCCTTGACTATTTGAGCATGCATTTTATTGAGGCTGCAGTTAGCTCCTTTGGGCATCTCTTAGTGTGCGAGCAAGAAGACCATTATCTGGCAAGAGTGATTCTGAAAGTTAGAGTGGTGGATCTTGAATCAATCCCACATTTCATCCTAATCGCAGAAGGGGAATTTTCAAGGGCAGAGCTAGACAACCCAATGTGAGATCATTGAACAACAAATCCTAGGCATTCTTCCTCCTGATGAAGATCCTATCCCAGAACCTAGTATTGTTGATGGGGCCTTTGATTTCTTTGGTTTTGGTCAGGGGGGTCATCACCAGCATTTACCTGAGAACCAGAATGGCAAGTGAATAATGGGAACTTCGACCTAAATTGGGATAATTGGGAAAAAGATAACAATGGAGAAGCTGCAAATCAGAATGCCCTTGATCTCAACCTACCTGTAGAGGAAGAAGATCAGGACTTACTTGTGGAGGTTGATAATGCAGAAATTGAGGAAGATATGGTAGAAGATGATCCTGAGTGGCCTGAACCTGTCCCACCTCAAAAATGCTGCCCCCATCAGCCTTTCCCTTTCTAGGAATTCTCTGGGTTAAGTTTCATCTGGAAGCATTGGTCATCTTATCTATGACTTGAATATTATACAAGAACCTGCTGTTGTTCTTGGCTTGGCTGCTCTACCACCTGTAGAACCAGAACCAGAAATCTTCCCTCCCCATGATATTCAGCATAATGAGTTGATGGATGTGGACCTTAATATCTAATTGCCAGAACATATCCAGGGTGAAGGTCTGAACCTTTAAATTGGCTTCATGTGTCACATGGGAGACCAAGTTGCTGACCCAATCTTTGAAACTTTCTAGCAACAAGACAACTGGACAGCCTCTTCTAAAGTCAATGCCAATGCCCACAAACTCTGGGACAAACATTTCGGCTCTTGGTTTAATCATGGAATTCCTGTGTCTATTCCCATTGATTGGGCTTTTTTTTTACTAAGATGCTCCTCTCTCTAGCTCATTTTGAATGGGCTAAGACTCTCCTAGGTTCAAATGCCTGGCAATTTCTAGCACCCCATCCTGAAGATTGCTCTTCTCTGCAGTTCCTTTTATTTCATGATTGTCCATCAACCTCTAAGATAGTCTGCACTCAGAGGACTACTAAAGAGAAGGAAGGGATATCTGACATGGAAAAAGGCTCTCCTCTTCAAGATTTCACACCCAAGCTTACCAGACAGCATAAGCCAGGCTACATATCACCTCCAGTGGTGGATACTAAAGTTAGAAGAAGTATTAgaatcaaaggaaaaaaaatggggGCTATAAGGGTAGCATCTGCAAAGACAAACAATGTTTAGCCTGCAATGCAAAGCCTCCTGTCAACCCTAGcaagattataaaaaatatgagaCAATCCTTCTGTCAAATGAGACCTAAGATACTCTTAGACTCTAACTTGGCAGCAAAACACTCTTTGAAGAAGGCAGTGGGCCAAGATAAAGCTCAAATCTACTCATAAGTCTGCCAAGCCCAGAATGAACAGAAAGCCCAATGTTGATGGCAAGCCCAACAAAAAATCCGAAAAGTGAAGGCCCAATGAAGTACATGAAGCATAACTGGTGGCCTGCTGTTACTGGCCCATTTTGGAAACTATTTTGCTCTTTTCTCAGCATTTTGCTTTCCCTAGATGGAAATACTTCTGTTGTAATTTGTGATGAACTTTCTATCCCCTGGAACTCCCTCTCTTGGATGGTTGATTGGTTTACTTTATACCATCCTAAACTTCTTTTCCATTTGTTATGCATAATCTGGATAGCTTCCCTTAATATCACTCATGCCTATAGTTACTGGTCTCATTCCCTAATATTGTATATTAGGGAAAATAAATTTACTTCCATTTATTCTTATGGTTGCACAACACAATATTTCCTTTGGtgattgaaaaatattttgttggaATATTAGAGGGATTaatgcagaaaaaaaaagtgggATGTTGTCAGAAGCAAATTTTTAGAGACTGGTTGTGATATCATTTCCTTACAGGAAACTAAAAGAGCCACCTTTGACATTTGCTATATCAATAATTTCTATCCCCCTCAATTTGATTGCTTTGAATTCCTCCCTTCCAATGTTGCCTCTGGTGGTATTCTTACAGCTTGAAAAAGCCATAAATTCACGGGTCACTTGTGCTTTCAAAATGACTTCTCAATATCTGTGGAACTGATTTCAACCACTTCTGGAAATAGGTGGATTCTAACAAATGTTTATAGCCCATGTATATCAGACAGAAAACCCATCTTCATTAATTGGCTCAAAGAAATTGAAatggatgatgatattgatTGGCTAATCCTAGGGGACTTCATTCTAATTCGTTCTCCCTCGGTTAGAAACAAACCTGGTGTTGACATCAATGAGATGTTCATGTTCAATGAAGCTATTAGCAAATTGGGTCTTGTGGACTTACCTCTCAAAGGCAGATCCTTGGTCTAATAGAATTCTCTTCTAGAGACACATCAATCATGTCCCTTGTCCCTTGCCTGATCACTACTGCTACCACGATCCCGAGAGCTAAAGCCTTTAGATTTGAAAACTTTTGGATGGAACATGATGATTTTTTGCAGGTGGTGCAACATGCCTGATCTGTTCCAATTAATCAGACAGATAAAGCAAAGATTATTGGGTCTAAACAATAGAATTCTAGAGAGGCTTGACTGGTTTCTCACTTCAAACATCTGGACTCTCAACTACCCAGTCACTTTTGTTACCCCTCTCTCAAGAGACACATCAATCATGTCCCTTGCCTAATCACTATTGCTACCACGATTTGGAGAGCTAAAGCCTTTAGATTTGAAAACTTTTAGATGGAACATGATGATTTTTTGCAGGTGGTGCAACATGCCTGATTTGTTCCAATTAATCAGACAGATAAAGCAAAGATTATTAGGACTAAACCAAAGAATCTTAGAAGAGTTCTAAGAATGTAGCAATCTAGTATTTCAAATCTGAAAATGGTCATCCTAAATACAAAACTGATTATTCTTCTTATAGATACAATTGAGGAAGAAAGAGATCCGAGCCTTGAAGAGTGGAACTTCCAAAAGCTCCTTCAAATCCATCTGGCTACTCTCCTCCAAAAACAGAAAATATATTGGAAACAAAGACGAACAATAAAGTGGGTAaagtttggagatgaatggactCATTTTTTCATGCAAATGCCACAGTCAAGTATAAAAAGAGTCTGATCACAACCCTTTTTGATAATTATGGACAGATCTATAATTCTCATGAAGATAAAGCCTATCTTTTGTGGGAATCCTACAAGCAAAGGCTGGGACGTACAAATtttcattgtatgcatgtatgcattttGATCTAGGGGACCTTCTGGAACCTGTTACAAGCTTAGAATGGCTTGAACATACTTCTCTAAAGAAGAAATCGACAAAGTGGTAGctaattgaagggatcggtgacgtcctaataggggttgaattaggacacgtaaaactaatcggctccaaaaacttcacaagataaatatatattaatttatatctaaatatgctttagtTTTATCTGgtgtgtctattctactgcTCAAAGAGGTTTGTAACTATGACCAAACCTAGTAAACTACTCTAGAAAAGTAAACATGAAaagatagattgcaagtatataaatgcggaaacgtaaagatggtagagagagcaaaataGACACAATAATTTTTATCCCGTAATATCGATAGCATAAATGTCACTTCTAATCCACGTTGAAGTAGCCACTTAGGGTATAGCTCCTGGACGGCACCCGttcatgacccttgagccacctaggcctcaagtaggttaaTTCATCAAACCACTAAGGTAAAATCTCACCACAAgagtctcttctggtcacttgctgtcgtcttcactttggagtttgaaccaccaaggcaagagtctccatgtctccgtacaagagtcttgccgccgctccccACCAAATCGAAGTGTCAACAAGTATGAGTCACTAAGGCTTACGGTGTCCATGAGTCACTAAGATTTTAAGGCaccggtgtaccacttggtacaagctaggatcactctttgattcTCTCTCTAGGTAAcaacacctagacacaactctctctacacctattagcactaatcactctctaatcttgtgcttaattgctttggatgatcacttttagcattttggtggcttggatgtcttcttaagtgtatatgaGGCTCTCTAGACTCTAGCGCACTTAAATGATCGAGTAGAGGGGGGTATTTCTAGTCTCAAACTGGCGAACTAGTCATTTCTCCAACAATCACATTTTCTGTATAcgttggatgatccggtgtaagcACATTGTACTCATCAAACCATCAGGCGTGTACATCATCCATGAACTAACCGTTGGAACACCACTTAATCtcattgtgaacatcggatgctCTGGCGTGTTCACCAGCTCTATCGCAAaaccatccagcatgtacacTTCGAGCATCTAGCCACTTCTTAtacactgttcattatccgacGTGTAGATCTTCAGggcattggaccatccggcttGTACAACCAcgacaaactagccattgataCCTTCTCTGGAAAAGCACTCCGGCGCAACCATTCGACATGTACAACTccgagcaccgaaccatccagtgtgtagatcttcagtcttcaataGTCCTCTGAAAAAATGCTCTGGCGTACAATCCTCTaagcgtcggatcatccggcattcAAACTTCTTCTGCCACTGAGAAACCtctcctagaaaatgctccaGCGAAGTCTCTGGTGTGCACAACTTCATATCGctagaccatccgacatgtacaaaACACCCGAGAAAACACTCCGACATGTATAATTGCCTCTAcgctggaccatctggcgtatacattttttctaagacttgtccaattcaatcgattTTTGTCCCGGttgcggtgacttcttcatgtattacatccatgaaacctactaagatatatacttaataaatatgttagtcatattgattatattatcactaatcactaaaatcacaaacatgccctaaaaagACCATATTCACTACACTAATTTTCCCTCTTTCAAatccccaagtccaagtggtTTTAACACAGACTTTCTAAAGAAGTGCTAGCCAGTCATTACTCAAGACTTATATGATCTTTGCTAGGCCTTCTGTGATGTGGATGTCTGCACACAAAGTATCAACAGCTCATATATCACTCTTGTTTCTAAGAAGGATGCCTCAATTTTAGTGGGAAATTTTCGGCTTATTTCTCTATTGAACTGCTCTATCAAGATCATCACCGAAATTATGGTAGAAAGGTTACACCAAGTCATTCTTTCCCTGGTGCACCAAAATTAGTATAGTTTTATTAAAAGAAGAACCATTCAAGATTTTCTTGCCTAGTCATTTGAATACTTACATATCTACTACAAATCAGAAGGAGAATTAATTATCCTCAAGATTGACTTTGAGAAGGCTTTTGACATGGTTGAGCATCAAGTCATTCAGGACATCCTTCAGCATAAAGGCTTTGGGAACAAATGGGTTCAATGGACAAAATCAATTATGAAGTTTGGCGCTTCTTCAATGCTCCTTAATGGGGTACCAGGGAAAGTTTTCCATTGTCGAAGGGGTGTACGATAAGGTGATCCTTTATCACCTCTTCTATTTGTGCTGGCTGCAGATTTGCTTCAGACAATTCTTTACAGAGCTAAGGACCAAGACCTCCTATCACTACCCATTCCTGGTGCTGGCATTGACTTCCTAATTATTCAATATACAGATGACTCCCTCATAATCATAGAAGCCTATCCTATACAACTTTTCATCCTTAAGTCCCTCTTTAACACTTTTGCAAATTCTACATGACTCAAGTGAACTATCACAAGTCATGTATGTACCCCATCGATGTAGATGACAACAGAATGAATATTCTCTCCAACACTTTCAGCTGCAAAAGAGATTCCCTCCCCTTTACCTACCTTAGTCTTCCTCTTGGGCTCACTAAACCAAAAATTGAAGATTTCATCCCTCTAGTCCAGAGAATTGAAAAAAAGGTTGGTCAGCTACTTCTGCTTTCTCACCTAAGGTGGTAAACTTGAAATGGTAAACTCCTGCTTTTCCTCTCTACCTACTTTCTTCATATGCACCCTTAAGTTGCCTTTAACTATGATCAAACAAATCAACAAATATAGAAAACACTATCTTTAGAGAGGTTTTGACATCAATGCtaagaaaaaaatcttttgcaATTTGGAATATGGTTTGTAGGCTTAAAAATTAAGGACGATTTGGCATGATCAAACTTAGTGTCCAAAATGATGCTCTTCTCTTAAAGCATCTGGACAATCTCTTCAACAAACAAGACATTCCTTGGGTACAGCTTGTTTGGAACAATTATTATTCAAATGACACTCTCCTGGGCATGTGCTTGAGGGGATCATTTTGGTGGAAAAGCATCACTCACCTCCTGGATTCTCACAAAGGCCTTGCAATTGTTTAGATTGGAGATGGGAGGACTATCCATTTCTGACATGACATATGGGGTGGACTGATCTCGATACAATCCTTCCCTGAGCTTTACTCCTTtgccaaaataaaaaatatcactcTGGCTTAAGCTCTCAACAGGTCTAATATTCTAGATGTCTTCCACTTACCCCCCTCAACTCAGACCTACGCACAATTCCAATTGCTCCAGCTTCATATTACAAGACTTCAGCTTTCTTCGAGGTCAGACTCTTGGCAATGCATTTGGGAGCAACTCTCCTTTCTCCTCCAAGAAGGCCTATAAATTTCTAATAGGGCACACACCGATCCACCCATCTTTCAAATGGATTTGGAGATCCtcctatcaaaaaaaaaaaacataaggtTTTCTTCTGGTTCTTGCTCAAAGATAGATTAAACTCGAGGGATTTGTTAAGAAGACGAAATATGATACTTGTGAGCTATGCATTTGACAATATGAAGAAATAACCGCTCACTTATTTCTGAGATGTAACTTTGCAAGAGTGTGCTGGTCATCCATTGGCATTTCTATTCCTCATTGGATGCGCATTGATCGAATTTGGCTACACATGAAGCGGACAATCAATGAGACTTTCTACATGAAAATCATGATTTGATGAGCTGAAGTACTTGGACAACACGAAATGATTGGTTTTTTTCAGCGCATAGATCCAACAATCACAAGATGCAGAAACATGTTCCTCCATGAGTTAAACTTGGTAACTCATAGGATCAAAAGAAGATATCTTAGCCAACTTACTCAATGGATCAAATCCAATATGTAATTTCTTGGTTTTACTTTGTTTTCTCCCCACCCCCTAACGTAATTATCTTGATGTTCTGCGGTGGGGGACGAAGCTGTGGATCCCGGAAGCACGGAGCGTTGAGGAGCTTGCAAGCGCCAAGGGAGCATGAAGCAGTCGCATCAATGGTGGTTGGTAGTGGGAACGACGACCGAGAGGATAGTGTATCGTGCGACCATGCCAAGGCCGAACGCTTTTATACTTCTCGCTTCCCGGAACAACTTTGCCGGCACGGGCCATCTGATGTGAAATTCGGCCCAGCCTCCCAAAAGGGTTGAAAGCACGTCTGTCAATCTATGCACGCTGAACTACCGAGATCGACACAGGGGTGCATGACAGCGGACCACCAGTTTGAGAGGTCGTGTCTCGTCTGGTTAGCCACTTTGGTTGTCGTTGGTCCCTATAGTACTACATCGATACTCTTTTGGTGTAGTATTTACCAATCGAGGCCGGCTGCTGAAAGCTTCCCATGCCTCTACAGGCATTAAATCAAATTCTATAGAAACAGATCCTACAAAAAATCTCCTTTTCTGTGATAATACATGTCCCCTTTCTCTCCTCTTCAGTCTAACTGTTGGATCAGAAGATGTGTGGCTGGATCAGTGTCTCACGGAGGTCTTTCGTAGGAaggtcctatagaatttgcttccctACAGGCACCCTGCAACATTCGCTGCTCTATGCGGTAATACCTACATGTGACtagataaatattgaaataaatGCACTTTtggatttaatttaatttctaaataagtCATGAATAGAAACTAATAAACAAACATCATGATGTAATGATAGTACAACATAGGTGGTAGAACTACGCATGTAACTCTCTAATACAGTCGCTAGCACGAACATCACAGAACTACTCAGTATGGTAAATATGACTAAGTAGAGACCAGTCATAGCGGGCGTACCAATCGAGAGACGCAGAAACCCCAGGATGGTGACGCAGAAGATGACGATGATCAAGAAGCAGAACGCGAGCAGTCGATGGCATCGAGGAAGAAGATCATGAGCAGTCGCGCAGAGCGATTCCCAAAACCCTTATTCACTCTCTCCCAGTGCAGGATGGCAAAGACGACGAGTTCTAAAGACCTGCTCTCCTGATCGTCGGTGCATGTTGATGGAACGGGACGGAGTAGACTACCGATGGCGGCACATCAAAGAAggaggcaaaaccctaattacaTGTATCCTTTGTGACGACGATTGATAGGTATATATAGGGAGGATCATGCGGTTCAGATGTGCCACGATCAGGTTTTTAACTGACATGATTTCTGTATATATCCAGTCATGCAAAAGAATAAAACAGCAAAATAGGGGCATTGCACATGTGTGCGCATGCGGACTGACCCGATGAGGCGAGCGAGCGCACGTGTGGCTTTCTAGTCCTCTCGACCACATGTGCTTGAGGGAGTGGAGAACACAACTCCTTTTAAATTGATCTCACTCCAACTCCACTAACAACGTGGTACTAAAAGCCACCACCTCCATTTTACTCATAAGTTTTTga
Coding sequences:
- the LOC133919600 gene encoding probable tocopherol O-methyltransferase, chloroplastic, whose amino-acid sequence is MIIFRVPAASLKCTGTSCKMAQPAQLHSRPVLPSTSPRRHCASQPATFPASRRRRRNRLAPRPMASSTAQPPGLKEGIAGLYDESSGVWESIWGDHMHHGFYDSGEAASMADHRRAQIRMIEEALAFAAVPDDPEKKPKTIVDVGCGIGGSSRYLAKKYGAQCNGITLSPVQAERGNALAAAQGLSDKVSLQVADALEQPFPDGQFDLVWSMESGEHMPEKRKFVSELARVAAPGATLIIVTWCHRNLELFENSLKPDELNLLKRICDAYYLPDWCSPSDYVSIAKSLSLEDIKTADWSENVAPFWPAVIRSALTWKGLTSLLTSGWKTIRGALVMPLMINGYKKGLIKFTIITCRKPGAA